A genomic stretch from Chryseobacterium sp. SNU WT5 includes:
- a CDS encoding TetR/AcrR family transcriptional regulator → MNEDLYLRNPEDTDLGRKILKHSVELIYKLGFEAFTFKKLAEEISSTEAGIYRYFENKHKLLIYITAWYFGWIEFQINFQTNNIKDHKVKLQKIINLLTSPIEDDKQTSYIDESLLHPVIVAEGSKAYLTKQVEEDNKSEFFQPYKDLCTLIGNVILAYNPNYKFPKSLASTIVEIAHFQNFFMHNLSSLTDFSKRNKETEIVEFLNDLVFSSLDRS, encoded by the coding sequence ATGAATGAAGATTTATATCTTCGTAATCCTGAAGACACGGATTTGGGAAGAAAAATTCTGAAACACAGTGTAGAACTGATTTATAAGTTAGGATTCGAAGCTTTTACTTTTAAAAAACTCGCCGAAGAAATTAGTTCAACAGAGGCGGGTATTTATCGCTATTTTGAAAACAAGCATAAATTATTGATTTATATTACTGCGTGGTATTTTGGATGGATAGAATTTCAGATCAATTTCCAGACGAATAACATCAAAGATCACAAAGTCAAACTGCAAAAAATAATAAACCTGTTAACATCTCCCATTGAAGATGATAAGCAAACGAGTTATATAGATGAAAGTCTTCTGCATCCCGTAATCGTGGCGGAAGGTTCCAAAGCCTATTTAACGAAACAAGTGGAGGAAGATAATAAATCAGAATTTTTTCAACCTTACAAAGATTTATGCACCTTGATCGGCAATGTCATTTTAGCATACAATCCAAATTATAAGTTTCCCAAATCTTTAGCGTCAACGATCGTAGAAATAGCGCATTTTCAAAACTTTTTCATGCACAATCTTTCCTCACTGACCGATTTCAGCAAAAGAAATAAAGAGACTGAAATAGTTGAATTTCTAAATGATTTGGTTTTTTCAAGTTTGGACAGATCTTAA
- a CDS encoding DedA family protein, whose product MDFILESLQHLLDPDWIMKNGGLYLVLLILFIETGIIIGFFLPGDPLLFVSGMVIASANETPYPFETQIFNLLFWMVLFMSSTILGNFFGYWFGYKFKHVVNRKEDTWFLKRKHIQTAHDFYEKRGGFAIAIARFLPIVRTFAPIIAGTVEMNFKKFAMYNVVGAIIWVVSITSLGYILGDIPWVKNNLEYILIGLVLLVTAPVIIKLMTKNENTNQTI is encoded by the coding sequence ATGGATTTTATATTAGAATCCCTTCAACACCTTTTAGATCCGGATTGGATCATGAAAAATGGCGGATTATATTTAGTTCTGCTGATCTTATTTATTGAAACAGGAATTATCATTGGTTTTTTTCTACCAGGCGATCCTCTTTTGTTCGTTTCAGGAATGGTCATTGCTTCTGCCAATGAAACGCCATACCCTTTTGAGACGCAAATTTTCAACCTTTTATTTTGGATGGTATTATTTATGAGTTCAACAATTTTAGGAAACTTTTTTGGCTATTGGTTTGGCTACAAATTCAAACATGTCGTCAACAGAAAAGAAGATACCTGGTTTTTGAAACGTAAACACATTCAGACAGCGCACGATTTCTATGAAAAAAGAGGAGGCTTTGCAATTGCTATTGCTCGCTTCTTACCAATCGTAAGAACATTCGCACCGATCATTGCCGGCACAGTGGAAATGAACTTTAAAAAGTTTGCGATGTACAATGTCGTTGGTGCAATTATTTGGGTTGTAAGCATCACCTCATTGGGTTACATTTTAGGTGATATTCCATGGGTTAAAAATAATTTAGAATATATTTTAATAGGTCTGGTTTTATTGGTTACAGCTCCAGTTATCATAAAACTAATGACTAAAAACGAAAATACAAATCAAACAATTTAA
- a CDS encoding zf-TFIIB domain-containing protein, whose product MKCPNCNVALTMADRNGIEIDYCPDCRGVWLDRGELDKIIERSVQQPPVQQPPVPQRSNYPNQERYYSDKDQYYSDKDRYYKKKKGLLGDLFDF is encoded by the coding sequence ATGAAATGTCCAAATTGTAATGTTGCCTTAACAATGGCAGACCGAAACGGAATCGAAATTGATTATTGCCCGGATTGTCGCGGGGTTTGGTTAGACCGCGGTGAACTCGATAAAATTATCGAACGCTCCGTTCAGCAACCACCGGTTCAACAACCCCCAGTTCCCCAGCGAAGTAATTACCCGAATCAAGAAAGATATTATTCCGATAAGGATCAATATTATTCTGACAAGGACAGATACTATAAGAAGAAAAAGGGCCTTTTAGGTGATCTATTTGATTTTTAA
- a CDS encoding TerC family protein, producing the protein MIVWIIFIAVVIFALILDLGVFNRKPHEIKTKEAAIWTSVWVTCALLFSGVVYLSFENNWIANPTNLTPTNAVLKFVTGYLIELSLSVDNIFIIALIFSSFAIPKKYQHEVLFYGVLGAIVFRAIMIVFGVALITEFSWMIYVFGVFLILTALKLLFSHNEQKDPHDFKIYKWIAKVYPVTTTIEGDKFFVIKNGVKYATPLFVALIIIELTDVFFAIDSIPAILAITADPFIVFTSNILAIMGLRSMYFLVVGMLDKFKYINYSLVVILAFVGVKMIISHHVEIPEWLSLGVIVLSLAGGMLASKFIKDPEVE; encoded by the coding sequence ATGATAGTTTGGATAATATTTATTGCAGTAGTAATTTTTGCACTGATCTTAGATTTAGGGGTCTTTAACCGCAAACCTCACGAAATAAAAACAAAAGAAGCGGCCATTTGGACCAGTGTCTGGGTAACGTGTGCCCTGCTTTTTTCGGGAGTAGTCTATCTTTCCTTTGAGAATAATTGGATCGCGAACCCAACGAACCTCACGCCAACAAATGCAGTTCTAAAATTCGTAACGGGTTATTTAATCGAACTCTCTTTGAGTGTTGATAACATTTTTATTATTGCACTCATATTTTCGTCTTTTGCGATTCCTAAAAAGTATCAGCACGAAGTCCTCTTTTACGGAGTTTTGGGTGCGATTGTTTTCAGAGCCATAATGATTGTTTTTGGAGTAGCACTCATTACAGAATTTAGCTGGATGATCTATGTTTTTGGGGTATTCTTGATCTTAACTGCGCTTAAACTGTTATTCAGTCACAACGAACAAAAAGACCCACACGATTTTAAGATCTATAAGTGGATCGCTAAAGTTTATCCCGTTACAACAACTATTGAAGGCGATAAATTTTTCGTAATAAAAAATGGTGTAAAGTATGCTACGCCATTATTTGTAGCACTGATTATCATAGAATTGACGGATGTATTTTTTGCTATAGACAGCATTCCTGCGATATTAGCAATTACTGCGGATCCGTTCATCGTTTTCACCTCTAATATTTTGGCTATAATGGGATTACGGTCGATGTACTTTTTAGTTGTGGGTATGTTGGATAAATTTAAATACATCAATTACAGTTTGGTGGTAATATTGGCATTCGTTGGTGTAAAAATGATCATTTCTCATCATGTGGAAATCCCTGAATGGTTGTCACTTGGCGTAATCGTATTGTCACTCGCTGGAGGAATGTTGGCTTCTAAATTTATAAAAGATCCTGAAGTTGAATAA
- a CDS encoding TVP38/TMEM64 family protein yields the protein MNKSSSPKKSKLPFYLSLLLVAILVISYFAVPPVNDFFKEAWSVLTSDDEARVKKWVEDFGWFGPVVIVVAMIVQMFLLVIPTILLMIVSTLAYGPIWGSIINFTAVIIASSVGYAIGKYLGLSFIERLLGEKTTKKITTFIENYGFWAVVITRINPFLSNDAISFVAGILKMNYWKFISATAVGITPLILLIAITGQNTDSLKTGLLYGSIASLIVFGGYIWWDKKRRSVK from the coding sequence ATGAATAAAAGTTCTTCCCCAAAGAAAAGTAAACTGCCTTTTTATTTGTCTCTGCTTTTAGTCGCAATTTTGGTAATCAGTTATTTTGCAGTTCCGCCCGTAAATGATTTCTTTAAGGAAGCCTGGAGTGTACTTACCAGTGATGACGAAGCGCGGGTAAAAAAATGGGTAGAAGATTTTGGCTGGTTCGGTCCGGTCGTGATCGTTGTGGCAATGATCGTACAAATGTTTTTGCTAGTAATTCCTACCATTCTTTTGATGATCGTTTCCACACTTGCGTACGGACCAATTTGGGGAAGCATCATTAATTTTACTGCCGTGATTATTGCTTCATCTGTGGGTTATGCAATCGGAAAGTATCTGGGATTGTCTTTTATTGAGCGTTTATTAGGGGAAAAAACTACCAAAAAAATCACAACATTCATTGAAAATTACGGATTTTGGGCGGTAGTCATCACGCGGATCAATCCTTTTTTATCAAATGACGCCATCAGTTTTGTTGCCGGCATTCTCAAAATGAATTATTGGAAATTTATCAGTGCAACCGCCGTGGGAATTACACCCTTAATTTTACTGATCGCCATTACCGGTCAAAACACAGATTCTCTGAAGACGGGTTTACTTTATGGTTCTATTGCGAGTTTAATTGTTTTCGGAGGTTATATTTGGTGGGATAAAAAGAGAAGGTCTGTCAAATAA
- a CDS encoding sensor histidine kinase, protein MKLLNYTSTYFSVMLLGLLSIWAVVFYYAMFNEIYDSIDDGLEHRKMILIARANEDLSLLDKPQYDEYLFTVKKVDYNNYRGFKDIYKDSVMYMVNEKDYEPVRLLESIFKKNDDYYKISVVTSMVEEDDQINNLLKYTLILYAVLVLSILLLNNLFLRKVWQPFYRILDQLKVYQLEKNEPIHYKATNIEEFSLLNKSIEKLLNRTQQSYSNQKQFIENASHELQTPLAIAINKLELLFEDETLTETQAEQLQETLENLERLTRLNRSLLLISKIENDQFQMRVEVDLQVVIEKNISDFSEMLYHKNQKINFDAEHRTVKNANPDLIYILFSNLIKNSIAHGQSGSEISMKLSDKDFVISNYSQRDSLQNEDIFERFQKIGNNPNSTGLGLSIAKSTAEKLGFTLEYHFQNGQHYFTVEFN, encoded by the coding sequence GTGAAACTTCTTAATTACACTTCTACCTATTTTTCTGTTATGCTTTTGGGATTACTTTCCATTTGGGCAGTAGTTTTTTATTACGCCATGTTCAATGAGATCTATGATAGTATCGATGATGGTTTGGAACACCGCAAAATGATTTTGATCGCCCGTGCAAACGAGGATCTATCACTTTTAGACAAACCACAATATGACGAATATTTATTCACGGTAAAGAAAGTTGATTATAATAACTATCGTGGTTTTAAAGATATTTACAAGGATTCTGTAATGTATATGGTTAATGAAAAAGATTATGAGCCGGTTCGTTTGCTGGAAAGTATCTTTAAAAAAAATGACGATTATTACAAAATATCCGTGGTTACTTCAATGGTAGAGGAAGATGATCAGATTAATAATCTATTAAAATATACCCTCATTTTATATGCCGTTTTGGTCCTCAGTATTTTGCTCTTAAATAATTTGTTTTTGCGAAAAGTGTGGCAACCTTTTTATAGAATTTTAGATCAATTAAAAGTGTATCAACTCGAAAAGAATGAACCCATTCATTATAAAGCGACGAATATTGAAGAATTTTCTTTGTTAAATAAAAGTATTGAAAAACTGTTAAACAGAACGCAGCAAAGTTATTCCAATCAAAAACAGTTTATAGAAAATGCCAGTCACGAACTGCAAACACCATTGGCTATTGCGATCAATAAACTGGAACTTTTATTTGAAGATGAAACATTAACCGAAACGCAGGCGGAACAATTGCAAGAGACTTTGGAAAATCTGGAAAGATTAACGAGGTTGAACCGTTCCCTTTTACTGATATCAAAAATTGAAAACGATCAGTTTCAAATGCGTGTAGAAGTAGACCTACAAGTTGTGATAGAAAAAAATATTTCAGATTTTTCTGAAATGCTTTATCATAAAAATCAAAAGATCAATTTTGATGCAGAACACAGAACTGTTAAAAATGCTAATCCGGATTTAATTTATATTTTATTTTCAAATCTGATTAAAAACAGCATCGCTCACGGGCAATCTGGCAGCGAAATCTCAATGAAACTGAGCGATAAAGATTTCGTGATCAGCAACTATTCGCAAAGAGATTCCTTACAAAACGAAGATATCTTCGAACGTTTCCAAAAAATAGGAAATAATCCAAATTCTACCGGTTTGGGACTTTCCATTGCCAAAAGTACCGCAGAAAAATTAGGGTTTACTTTGGAATATCATTTTCAAAATGGGCAACATTATTTTACGGTTGAGTTTAATTAA
- a CDS encoding response regulator transcription factor, which produces MKILIVEDEVQMLENMTKNLLAEGYLVETASNFVQAQERIGVYEYDCILLDINLPDGNGLELLKIIKEKGLQDGVIIVSARDSLDDKLQGLDLGADDYLPKPFHMAELRARVKAVLRRKKFEGHDEMKIGNISINTSNRTLFIENKEVELNRKEYDVLLYLASNKDRLVNKNALAEHVWGDNIDQADSFDFIYSQIKNLRKKLDSNSADIEIKAVYGIGYKMQNK; this is translated from the coding sequence ATGAAGATATTAATAGTAGAAGACGAAGTACAAATGCTTGAAAATATGACTAAAAACCTTTTGGCGGAAGGCTATTTGGTTGAAACTGCAAGCAATTTTGTACAGGCTCAAGAACGCATCGGCGTTTATGAATATGACTGTATTCTTTTGGATATCAATCTTCCCGACGGAAACGGTCTGGAACTTCTTAAAATTATCAAAGAGAAAGGTTTACAAGACGGCGTGATCATCGTTTCTGCGAGAGATTCTTTGGATGATAAATTGCAGGGATTGGATCTTGGCGCGGATGATTATCTCCCGAAACCTTTTCATATGGCTGAACTTCGTGCCCGTGTGAAAGCAGTTTTACGAAGAAAAAAATTTGAAGGTCATGATGAAATGAAAATAGGAAACATTTCGATTAATACTTCAAACAGAACATTATTTATTGAAAACAAAGAAGTGGAACTGAACCGAAAGGAATATGATGTTCTGCTTTATTTAGCCTCAAATAAAGATCGGTTGGTCAATAAAAATGCATTGGCAGAGCACGTTTGGGGAGACAACATCGATCAGGCAGACAGTTTTGACTTCATCTATTCTCAAATAAAAAATTTACGTAAAAAACTTGATTCTAACAGCGCTGATATTGAAATAAAGGCGGTATATGGAATTGGGTACAAAATGCAGAATAAGTGA
- a CDS encoding PepSY-like domain-containing protein, with translation MVFTTGFAKAQELNSADVPGNLNDAFKKEYPKATNAEWKKELDHYKVEFDLDRRDHEVWYNASGNMLKKEQEITEVELPQVVRSIIKSKYAGYRVDDVEMVWKNKVKTYEVELEKGQDEKHIIFDEKGKVLNERNH, from the coding sequence TTGGTTTTCACCACTGGTTTTGCAAAAGCACAGGAATTAAATTCAGCTGACGTTCCCGGCAATCTGAACGATGCTTTTAAGAAAGAATATCCTAAAGCAACAAATGCAGAATGGAAAAAAGAACTGGATCATTACAAAGTTGAATTTGATCTCGATAGACGTGACCACGAAGTTTGGTACAATGCTTCCGGAAATATGCTGAAGAAAGAACAGGAAATTACTGAAGTCGAACTTCCGCAAGTCGTTCGTTCTATAATTAAATCGAAATACGCAGGCTACAGAGTCGATGATGTAGAAATGGTGTGGAAAAATAAGGTGAAAACCTACGAAGTAGAACTTGAAAAAGGACAGGACGAAAAACACATTATTTTTGATGAAAAGGGAAAAGTATTAAATGAAAGAAATCACTAA
- a CDS encoding zf-TFIIB domain-containing protein, translated as MKCPNCNVNLVITDRSNVEIDYCPDCRGVWLDRGELDKIIERSSQTEQRSYSNDRQNTNMNQQETGYRPKKKESFLSDLFDF; from the coding sequence ATGAAATGTCCCAATTGTAATGTAAATTTAGTGATCACCGATCGCAGCAACGTAGAAATCGATTATTGTCCGGACTGTCGTGGTGTCTGGCTTGACAGGGGAGAACTGGATAAAATTATTGAGCGTTCTTCACAAACAGAACAGAGAAGTTATTCCAATGACCGCCAAAATACAAATATGAATCAACAGGAAACTGGCTACAGACCGAAAAAGAAGGAGTCATTTTTAAGTGATCTTTTCGATTTTTAA
- a CDS encoding DUF2490 domain-containing protein, translating to MKNLFSIVLVALGTTILFGQNKFNGFYEPYIKLDYDVSKNFLQEFILEERTIWYDDESFKFDVKQIDLAHFSKLKLSDKNAVAVGIQYRFRENFDKDKENELRFTEEYTYTTKPKATEFEHRVRAEQRITSSETSHRFRYNFAVNRSFNGTEIKKGNAYMIGDLETLLTVAKTSKPEYEQRIGAGVGWVLSDLMKIELVTEYRLSDFTQNLVHELYFVTGLKISL from the coding sequence ATGAAGAATTTATTTTCTATTGTTCTCGTCGCACTGGGAACTACCATTCTTTTCGGACAAAATAAGTTTAATGGATTCTATGAACCGTATATTAAGTTAGATTATGATGTAAGTAAGAATTTCTTGCAAGAGTTTATTCTTGAAGAGCGAACCATTTGGTATGATGATGAATCTTTTAAGTTTGATGTCAAGCAAATTGATCTTGCCCATTTCTCCAAATTGAAATTAAGCGATAAAAATGCAGTGGCAGTTGGAATTCAATATCGGTTTAGAGAAAATTTTGATAAAGACAAAGAAAATGAATTGAGATTTACAGAAGAATATACTTACACTACAAAACCAAAAGCGACTGAATTTGAACACCGTGTTCGAGCAGAACAGCGCATCACTTCATCAGAAACTTCTCATCGGTTTCGTTATAATTTTGCAGTCAACCGTTCTTTTAATGGAACTGAAATTAAGAAAGGCAATGCTTATATGATCGGAGATCTGGAAACGCTGCTGACCGTAGCCAAAACCAGCAAACCCGAATATGAACAAAGAATCGGAGCGGGAGTAGGTTGGGTTTTGTCTGATCTGATGAAAATTGAACTGGTCACAGAATATAGATTGAGTGACTTTACGCAAAATTTGGTGCACGAATTATATTTTGTAACAGGGCTAAAAATAAGTCTTTAG
- a CDS encoding MgtC/SapB family protein produces the protein MMISILFLTSIQTTEQLLTRVGDQPDLSFNFDFLFKILLAIGAGLLIGVEREFKGKDAGLKTNMLVSVGSCVFVFLSLQFQGGESFDPTRVLSQVVTGIGFLGAGVILKKGANVQGLTTAATVWCSAAAGCIAAFYLVMDLLLFTGTVVFVNMIFGYVGKKITPDDTSPPE, from the coding sequence ATGATGATTTCTATTCTATTTTTAACTTCCATACAAACCACAGAACAGCTTTTAACACGAGTTGGAGACCAACCCGATTTAAGCTTTAATTTTGATTTTCTTTTCAAAATTCTTTTGGCAATTGGAGCCGGACTTTTGATAGGAGTTGAACGGGAATTTAAGGGAAAAGATGCAGGCTTAAAAACCAACATGCTGGTTTCTGTAGGCTCCTGTGTCTTTGTTTTTTTATCGCTGCAGTTTCAGGGAGGGGAATCTTTTGATCCGACACGTGTTTTAAGTCAGGTCGTAACGGGAATTGGTTTTTTGGGTGCAGGGGTAATCTTAAAAAAGGGTGCAAATGTACAGGGCCTTACCACGGCTGCTACGGTTTGGTGTAGCGCTGCGGCGGGATGTATCGCTGCATTTTACCTGGTTATGGATTTATTATTATTTACGGGCACCGTAGTTTTTGTTAATATGATCTTCGGTTACGTCGGAAAAAAAATTACACCAGATGATACATCTCCTCCTGAATAA